CAACCACTATTGATGCTCCCATGTCAAAATATGGAGTAAACAAGGGGCTATCTTTTCCTCTGATCCTTGTAGCGATTTCGGTTGCCATCCGACCCAGAACTTTGTCGTTGGCATCCACTAAATACCATTTACGCTTGTGTTCTGCTGGCCGAGGTACAAAGGTTTTCATTAATTCTCCTTATTCAAAACTATTATTTTCAAATCGAACAAACAGGCATAACCCATTTATCAATAAGCTTTTTAATTTAAATCCTTTATTTATAATGTCAAGCATTTTATCAACTTTTTAAATATCGGCAGAGGCGACCGTTAATTGACGGCATTTTGAGGTAATACAACAAGTGACTTTTGGTTAGCCCTGATTATCTATAAATACCATAACCGTGTCATTTCTGTATCTTATAAACGCAATGCGTAGAAGCGTATTGCAATACTCCCCTACGCGCGGCGGTAGCTATATATTATCCTATCAATAAAGCATTGCCTTAAAACACAAGGCTTGATAGTGTTATAACCCTTTCTCCTCAAACGTAGATAAGGCATCCTTGCCCTCCTTTATCGCCCCAATCATGAATTCCGCATCATCGGCAAGATCAGAGTTTGGATATTTTTTCAATAACTGAGTAAAATATGTCAATGCCTCGTCTTTCTGTCCCAGATTCTCTGATTTTAAAAAGCCAAGCATAAATAATGCTTTGTCTCTTTTTTCGCTGTCGGGATAGTTTTCCAATATTGTCTGATATATCGCCGCGGCTTTCTCATATCTTTTAACAATCTCAGCTTTGGCGGCATTCTCAAACAAAGTATCCTCATCCTCAACAATCTTCTTCTCAACGGATTCCTGACTGGAACATCCGTTGAC
The nucleotide sequence above comes from Candidatus Zixiibacteriota bacterium. Encoded proteins:
- a CDS encoding tetratricopeptide repeat protein — translated: MKVNYLRLSILLFFIFSVNGCSSQESVEKKIVEDEDTLFENAAKAEIVKRYEKAAAIYQTILENYPDSEKRDKALFMLGFLKSENLGQKDEALTYFTQLLKKYPNSDLADDAEFMIGAIKEGKDALSTFEEKGL